The following are encoded together in the Apus apus isolate bApuApu2 chromosome 7, bApuApu2.pri.cur, whole genome shotgun sequence genome:
- the SLC35A3 gene encoding UDP-N-acetylglucosamine transporter isoform X2: protein MSTNLKYLSLGILVFQTTGLVLTMRYSRTLKEEGPRYLSSTAVVIAELLKILACVLLVYKDSKCNLRTLNRVLHDEILNKPMETLKLAVPSGIYTLQNNLLYVALSNLDAATYQVTYQLKILTTALFSVSMLSKKLGVYQWLSLVILMTGVAFVQWPSDSQATAAKEHSAGSQLVGLIAVLVACFSSGFAGVYFEKILKETKQSVWIRNIQLGFFGSIFGLMGVYIYDGEQLSKNGFFQGYNKLTWIVVVLQALGGLVIAAVIKYADNILKGFATSLSIILSTLISYFWLQDFVPTSVFFFGAILVIAATFLYGYDPKPAGNPIKA, encoded by the exons ATGTCTACCAATTTAAAATACCTTTCCTTGGGCATCCTGGTTTTTCAGACCACAGGTTTAGTCTTGACCATGCGTTATTCTCGGACGCTGAAAGAAGAAGGACCCCGTTACTTATCCTCTACTGCAGTAGTTATTGCTGAACTTCTGAAGATTTTGGCCTGTGTTCTGTTGGTCTACAAAGACAGCA AGTGCAATTTGCGGACTCTGAACAGAGTGCTACATGATGAAATCCTCAATAAACCCATGGAAACTCTTAAACTTGCTGTTCCTTCAGGAATTTATACTCTTCAGAATAACTTGCTGTATGTAGCGTTATCAAATCTAGATGCAGCCACATACCAG GTTACATATCAACTGAAAATTCTTACCACAGCATTGTTTTCTGTGTCCATGTTGAGCAAGAAATTGGGTGTATACCAGTGGCTTTCATTGGTAATATTGATGACAGGAGTGGCATTTGTGCAG TGGCCTTCAGACTCTCAAGCAACAGCTGCCAAGGAGCACTCAGCAGGATCTCAGCTTGTAGGCCTCATTGCAGTTCTGGTAGCTTGCTTTTCTAGTGGATTTGCTGGggtttattttgagaaaattttaaaggaaactaAGCAGTCTGTGTGGATCAGAAACATTCAGCTTG GATTTTTTGGTAGCATATTTGGACTAATGGGCGTATACATTTATGATGGAGAACAACTGTCAAAGAATGGATTTTTTCAAGGATACAATAAACTTACTTGGATAGTTGTTGTTTTACAG GCACTTGGAGGGCTTGTGATTGCTGCTGTTATAAAATATGCCGACAACATTTTAAAGGGATTTGCAACTTCTCTCTCTATTATACTGTCAACGTTGATCTCCTACTTCTGGCTGCAAGATTTTGTCCCCACAAG TGTCTTTTTCTTCGGAGCCATCCTTGTAATAGCAGCTACTTTCCTATACGGTTATGATCCCAAACCTGCAGGAAATCCCATTAAGGCATAG
- the SLC35A3 gene encoding UDP-N-acetylglucosamine transporter isoform X1, whose protein sequence is MSNKLKNIRKSKGEKSQEMSTNLKYLSLGILVFQTTGLVLTMRYSRTLKEEGPRYLSSTAVVIAELLKILACVLLVYKDSKCNLRTLNRVLHDEILNKPMETLKLAVPSGIYTLQNNLLYVALSNLDAATYQVTYQLKILTTALFSVSMLSKKLGVYQWLSLVILMTGVAFVQWPSDSQATAAKEHSAGSQLVGLIAVLVACFSSGFAGVYFEKILKETKQSVWIRNIQLGFFGSIFGLMGVYIYDGEQLSKNGFFQGYNKLTWIVVVLQALGGLVIAAVIKYADNILKGFATSLSIILSTLISYFWLQDFVPTSVFFFGAILVIAATFLYGYDPKPAGNPIKA, encoded by the exons ATGAGtaataaactgaaaaacataagaaaaagcaag ggagaaaaaagtcAAGAAATGTCTACCAATTTAAAATACCTTTCCTTGGGCATCCTGGTTTTTCAGACCACAGGTTTAGTCTTGACCATGCGTTATTCTCGGACGCTGAAAGAAGAAGGACCCCGTTACTTATCCTCTACTGCAGTAGTTATTGCTGAACTTCTGAAGATTTTGGCCTGTGTTCTGTTGGTCTACAAAGACAGCA AGTGCAATTTGCGGACTCTGAACAGAGTGCTACATGATGAAATCCTCAATAAACCCATGGAAACTCTTAAACTTGCTGTTCCTTCAGGAATTTATACTCTTCAGAATAACTTGCTGTATGTAGCGTTATCAAATCTAGATGCAGCCACATACCAG GTTACATATCAACTGAAAATTCTTACCACAGCATTGTTTTCTGTGTCCATGTTGAGCAAGAAATTGGGTGTATACCAGTGGCTTTCATTGGTAATATTGATGACAGGAGTGGCATTTGTGCAG TGGCCTTCAGACTCTCAAGCAACAGCTGCCAAGGAGCACTCAGCAGGATCTCAGCTTGTAGGCCTCATTGCAGTTCTGGTAGCTTGCTTTTCTAGTGGATTTGCTGGggtttattttgagaaaattttaaaggaaactaAGCAGTCTGTGTGGATCAGAAACATTCAGCTTG GATTTTTTGGTAGCATATTTGGACTAATGGGCGTATACATTTATGATGGAGAACAACTGTCAAAGAATGGATTTTTTCAAGGATACAATAAACTTACTTGGATAGTTGTTGTTTTACAG GCACTTGGAGGGCTTGTGATTGCTGCTGTTATAAAATATGCCGACAACATTTTAAAGGGATTTGCAACTTCTCTCTCTATTATACTGTCAACGTTGATCTCCTACTTCTGGCTGCAAGATTTTGTCCCCACAAG TGTCTTTTTCTTCGGAGCCATCCTTGTAATAGCAGCTACTTTCCTATACGGTTATGATCCCAAACCTGCAGGAAATCCCATTAAGGCATAG